Proteins encoded by one window of Venturia canescens isolate UGA chromosome 2, ASM1945775v1, whole genome shotgun sequence:
- the Gadd45 gene encoding uncharacterized protein Gadd45, producing the protein MTCQGLQSFSAASNDSGLYAWKVQAKDLRRQWKNSNKITCGMLPTLRVLASQGCENQGSICFVPLEDKMDSGSHMQMTLLEAYCRESGIEVIRISETSLRSALGPEHSDLSCVLVSNDSSFFLETPE; encoded by the exons ATGACTTGCCAAGGCCTGCAATCTTTTTCAGCAGCATCGAACGACAG TGGCCTGTACGCATGGAAAGTTCAAGCGAAGGATCTCCGTCGACAATGGAAAAACAGCAACAAAATAACTTGCGGCATGCTGCCGACTTTGAGAGTCCTTGCGTCGCAAGGCTGTGAAAATCAAGGGAGCATATGTTTCGTCCCTCTGGAAGACAAAATGGATTCGGGGAGCCACATGCAAATGACACTCCTGGAGGCTTATTGTCGTGAAAGCGGGATAGAAGTGATAAGAATATCCGAAACGTCGTTAAGATCCGCACTCGGGCCTGAGCATAGTGATTTATCGTGCGTTCTCGTTTCCAATGATTCATCATTCTTTCTCGAAACACCGGAATGA
- the LOC122407333 gene encoding electron transfer flavoprotein beta subunit lysine methyltransferase-like isoform X1, which yields MSRECQKVFKANGILERIRVLCESRKLRNSAILNVEEKRVTKSCKLIFSERQIRVVEKVIVANTEISRCHLTPELKLHLLTPNCRLYNEPITQETFAHPSSGKNYEERIFHEPFWSIYWPGGQALTRFILDQGINLLNKSHGGTSFLDIGSGCGASAIAAKMIGASRAVANDIDQVACVAANLNASLNGVEIETTSKNLLENPARNYGCSFDVILLGDLLYDDEMAESLIPWLEETVRENRSRVYLGDPGRHALTDTLKRRMEFKQEYSLPGNVRRENYGYDSAAVWQFKID from the exons ATGTCAAGGGAATGCCAAAAAGTGTTCAAAGCCAATGGGATCTTGGAGAGAATAAGGGTGCTCTGTGAGAGTAGGAAATTACGAAATTCTGCGATCCTGAACGTCGAGGAAAAACGAGTTACGAAAAGCTGCAAGCTAATATTCAGCGAACGACAAATTCGAGTCGTGGAGAAAGTTATTGTGGCCAATACAGAAATTTCGAGATGTCATTTGACTCCGGAATTAAAATTGCATCTTCTGACACCCAATTGTAGACTTTACAACGAACCAATTACCCAAGAAACATTCGCTCATCCATCCTCAGGGAAAAATTATGAGGAgcgaatatttcacgagccATTTTGGTCCATCTATTGGCCAGGGGGCCAAGCACTCACCAGATTCATTCTCGATCAGGGAATAAATTTGCTGAATAAATCTCATGGAGGGACGTCCTTTTTGGACATTGGATCCGGATGTGGGGCATCCGCTATCGCTGCTAAAATGATCGGAGCTTCCAGAGCAGTTGCGAATGACATTGATCAAG TTGCGTGTGTAGCTGCGAATCTGAATGCCTCATTAAACGGTGTTGAAATCGAGACAACCTCGAAAAATCTCCTGGAAAATCCTGCTCGTAACTACGGATGTAGTTTCGACGTTATATTGCTCGGGGATTTACTATACGATGACGAAATGGCCGAGTCTCTGATCCCCTGGCTCGAGGAAACTGTACGGGAAAATCGATCGAGAGTTTATCTCGGAGATCCAGGCAGACACGCTCTCACCGACACGTTGAAAAGACGCATGGAATTCAAACAAGAGTATTCACTGCCTGGAAACGTGAGACGAGAAAATTACGGTTACGACTCCGCCGCTGTGTGGCAATTCAAAATCGATTGA
- the LOC122407333 gene encoding uncharacterized protein isoform X2, with amino-acid sequence MSRECQKVFKANGILERIRVLCESRKLRNSAILNVEEKRVTKSCKLIFSERQIRVVEKVIVANTEISRCHLTPELKLHLLTPNCRLYNEPITQETFAHPSSGKNYEERIFHEPFWSIYWPGGQALTRFILDQGINLLNKSHGGTSFLDIGSGCGASAIAAKMIGASRAVANDIDQEKIASEIADSSPQRLRSKSSGSGHTAWSIGLFSSHKNDCFYFPRVHRRNAHFGERFFSQAYTPESCVCSCESECLIKRC; translated from the exons ATGTCAAGGGAATGCCAAAAAGTGTTCAAAGCCAATGGGATCTTGGAGAGAATAAGGGTGCTCTGTGAGAGTAGGAAATTACGAAATTCTGCGATCCTGAACGTCGAGGAAAAACGAGTTACGAAAAGCTGCAAGCTAATATTCAGCGAACGACAAATTCGAGTCGTGGAGAAAGTTATTGTGGCCAATACAGAAATTTCGAGATGTCATTTGACTCCGGAATTAAAATTGCATCTTCTGACACCCAATTGTAGACTTTACAACGAACCAATTACCCAAGAAACATTCGCTCATCCATCCTCAGGGAAAAATTATGAGGAgcgaatatttcacgagccATTTTGGTCCATCTATTGGCCAGGGGGCCAAGCACTCACCAGATTCATTCTCGATCAGGGAATAAATTTGCTGAATAAATCTCATGGAGGGACGTCCTTTTTGGACATTGGATCCGGATGTGGGGCATCCGCTATCGCTGCTAAAATGATCGGAGCTTCCAGAGCAGTTGCGAATGACATTGATCAAG aaaaaatcgccagCGAAATTGCTGACTCAAGTCCGCAGCGGCTGCGATCGAAAAGCAGTGGATCTGGTCATACAGCCTGGTCTATTGGCCTGTTCTCTTCACATAAGAATGACTGTTTCTACTTTCCCCGCGTGCATCGGAGGAATGCTCACTtcggtgaacgttttttttctcaagcatACACCCCGGAATC TTGCGTGTGTAGCTGCGAATCTGAATGCCTCATTAAACGGTGTTGA
- the LOC122407333 gene encoding electron transfer flavoprotein beta subunit lysine methyltransferase-like isoform X4 translates to MTLIKKKSPAKLLTQVRSGCDRKAVDLVIQPGLLACSLHIRMTVSTFPACIGGMLTSVNVFFLKHTPRNLACVAANLNASLNGVEIETTSKNLLENPARNYGCSFDVILLGDLLYDDEMAESLIPWLEETVRENRSRVYLGDPGRHALTDTLKRRMEFKQEYSLPGNVRRENYGYDSAAVWQFKID, encoded by the exons ATGACATTGATCAAG aaaaaatcgccagCGAAATTGCTGACTCAAGTCCGCAGCGGCTGCGATCGAAAAGCAGTGGATCTGGTCATACAGCCTGGTCTATTGGCCTGTTCTCTTCACATAAGAATGACTGTTTCTACTTTCCCCGCGTGCATCGGAGGAATGCTCACTtcggtgaacgttttttttctcaagcatACACCCCGGAATC TTGCGTGTGTAGCTGCGAATCTGAATGCCTCATTAAACGGTGTTGAAATCGAGACAACCTCGAAAAATCTCCTGGAAAATCCTGCTCGTAACTACGGATGTAGTTTCGACGTTATATTGCTCGGGGATTTACTATACGATGACGAAATGGCCGAGTCTCTGATCCCCTGGCTCGAGGAAACTGTACGGGAAAATCGATCGAGAGTTTATCTCGGAGATCCAGGCAGACACGCTCTCACCGACACGTTGAAAAGACGCATGGAATTCAAACAAGAGTATTCACTGCCTGGAAACGTGAGACGAGAAAATTACGGTTACGACTCCGCCGCTGTGTGGCAATTCAAAATCGATTGA
- the LOC122407333 gene encoding electron transfer flavoprotein beta subunit lysine methyltransferase-like isoform X3, translated as MRKRNSGVTRVFKKKSPAKLLTQVRSGCDRKAVDLVIQPGLLACSLHIRMTVSTFPACIGGMLTSVNVFFLKHTPRNLACVAANLNASLNGVEIETTSKNLLENPARNYGCSFDVILLGDLLYDDEMAESLIPWLEETVRENRSRVYLGDPGRHALTDTLKRRMEFKQEYSLPGNVRRENYGYDSAAVWQFKID; from the exons atgagaaaaagaaactcCGGCGTCACACGAgtctttaag aaaaaatcgccagCGAAATTGCTGACTCAAGTCCGCAGCGGCTGCGATCGAAAAGCAGTGGATCTGGTCATACAGCCTGGTCTATTGGCCTGTTCTCTTCACATAAGAATGACTGTTTCTACTTTCCCCGCGTGCATCGGAGGAATGCTCACTtcggtgaacgttttttttctcaagcatACACCCCGGAATC TTGCGTGTGTAGCTGCGAATCTGAATGCCTCATTAAACGGTGTTGAAATCGAGACAACCTCGAAAAATCTCCTGGAAAATCCTGCTCGTAACTACGGATGTAGTTTCGACGTTATATTGCTCGGGGATTTACTATACGATGACGAAATGGCCGAGTCTCTGATCCCCTGGCTCGAGGAAACTGTACGGGAAAATCGATCGAGAGTTTATCTCGGAGATCCAGGCAGACACGCTCTCACCGACACGTTGAAAAGACGCATGGAATTCAAACAAGAGTATTCACTGCCTGGAAACGTGAGACGAGAAAATTACGGTTACGACTCCGCCGCTGTGTGGCAATTCAAAATCGATTGA